From a single Brassica rapa cultivar Chiifu-401-42 chromosome A01, CAAS_Brap_v3.01, whole genome shotgun sequence genomic region:
- the LOC103849784 gene encoding serine/threonine-protein kinase EDR1 isoform X1 has protein sequence MSEKQFGYTAKEVVGQDPINVMVEDRDAAFAMNVAQRCVRGESWTGEFPVKSKSGKIFSAVTTCSPFYDDDGSLVGIISITSDIAPYLHSRISLSKSKQGETISSPARNSFASKLGINSHQPIQAALASKISDLASKVSNKVRSKMRGGESSATLSEGGTWDSHHSDHNVFGVTLSDHRDDAAPSGASSPRGDFIQSPFGVFTCKDCTDGKTAIHKIRPSKSEECLVNKGFSWPWKGNEQEGSKGRPAHYVRSWVHNDQEKDKSHQTNPFSGATSESNKPTIDESGSFWSSSMNAYSTSSATSCGSTSSSVRSKVNSDSDCLEYEILWDDLKIKEQIGKGSCGTVYHGLWFGSDVAVKMFSKQEYSEEVMQSFRQAVSLMKRLRHPNVLLFMGAVTSPQRLCIVSEFLPRGSLFRLLQRGTSQLDWRRRIRMALDIACGMNYLHCCSPPIIHRDLKSSNLLVDRNCTVKVADFGLSRIKHETYLATKSGRGTPQWMAPEVLRNESANEKSDIYSFGVVLWELATGKIPWETLNSMQVIGAVGFMNQRLEIPKDIDPLWISLMESCWHRCSYFTANADT, from the exons ATGTCGGAAAAGCAATTTGGTTACACCGCTAAAGAAGTAGTTGGTCAAGACCCAATTAATGTAATGGTAGAAGATCGAGATGCTGCCTTTGCCATGAATGTTGCTCAACGTTGTGTCAGAGGAGAGAGCTGGACCGGTGAGTTTCCTGTCAAGAGCAAATCAGGGAAGATATTTTCAGCTGTGACTACGTGTTCCCCGTTCTATGATGATGACGGTTCATTGGTTGGGATCATTTCCATCACAAGTGACATAGCACCGTATCTGCACTCAAGAATCTCTTTGTCTAAATCAAAACAAGGTGAAACGATCTCTAGCCCTGCAAGGAATAGTTTTGCCTCCAAACTTGGCATTAACTCTCATCAGCCTATACAAGCTGCTCTGGCATCAAAAATATCAGATTTG GCATCCAAGGTGAGTAACAAGGTCAGGTCGAAAATGCGAGGAGGTGAGAGTAGTGCCACACTCTCTGAGGGTGGCACTTGGGATAGTCATCATTCAGATCATAATGTCTTCGGTGTTACTCTCTCTGACCACAGGGACGATGCAGCACCAAGTGGTGCTAGCTCACCTAGAGGGGATTTTATCCAGTCTCCTTTTGGTGTATTCACTTGTAAAGATTGTACTGATggaaagactgcaatccataaGATTCGCCCCTCAAAATCTGAAGAATGTTTGGTAAATAAAGGTTTTTCATGGCCATGGAAAGGTAATGAGCAGGAAGGTTCAAAAGGAAGGCCAGCTCATTATGTAAGGTCTTGGGTACATAATGATCAAGAGAAAGATAAGTCTCACCAGACTAATCCCTTTTCTGGTGCTACATCTGAAAGTAATAAGCCTACCATTGACGAGAGTGGTAGTTTTTGGTCTTCCTCTATGAATGCATACAGCACAAGCAGCGCTACTAGTTGCGGAAGTACTAGTAGCAGTGTGAGGAGCAAAGTTAATAGTGATAGTGATTGCTTGGAATATGAAATTTTATGGGATGATTTGAAAATTAAAGAACAAATTGGAAAAG GTTCATGTGGAACTGTTTATCATGGTCTCTGGTTTGGATCT GATGTAGCTGTAaaaatgttctccaaacaagaATATTCAGAAGAGGTCATGCAATCTTTTAGGCAAGCG GTATCGTTGATGAAAAGACTTAGACATCCTAATGTCCTGCTGTTTATGGGAGCTGTGACTTCACCTCAGCGTCTCTGTATAGTGTCTGAGTTCCTTCCACG TGGAAGTCTCTTTCGTCTACTACAGAGGGGCACATCACAACTGGATTGGAGGCGGCGTATTCGTATGGCATTGGACATT GCTTGCGGTATGAATTATCTTCACTGTTGTAGTCCACCTATCATCCATCGTGATCTGAAGTCGTCAAATCTTCTGGTAGATAGGAACTGCACCGTTAAG GTAGCTGACTTTGGTCTTTCACGTATCAAGCATGAGACATACCTAGCCACCAAGTCCGGAAGAGGAACG CCTCAATGGATGGCACCAGAAGTTCTTCGAAATGAGTCTGCTAATGAGAA GTCTGATATCTACAGCTTTGGGGTAGTACTCTGGGAGCTAGCCACTGGGAAGATCCCATGGGAAACTCTCAACTCGATGCAG GTGATTGGAGCTGTGGGGTTCATGAACCAGAGGCTGGAAATTCCAAAGGACATTGATCCTCTTTGGATCTCATTAATGGAGAGCTGTTGGCACag ATGTTCATATTTCACGGCTAATGCTGACACTTAA
- the LOC103849784 gene encoding serine/threonine-protein kinase EDR1 isoform X3 → MSEKQFGYTAKEVVGQDPINVMVEDRDAAFAMNVAQRCVRGESWTGEFPVKSKSGKIFSAVTTCSPFYDDDGSLVGIISITSDIAPYLHSRISLSKSKQGETISSPARNSFASKLGINSHQPIQAALASKISDLASKVSNKVRSKMRGGESSATLSEGGTWDSHHSDHNVFGVTLSDHRDDAAPSGASSPRGDFIQSPFGVFTCKDCTDGKTAIHKIRPSKSEECLVNKGFSWPWKGNEQEGSKGRPAHYVRSWVHNDQEKDKSHQTNPFSGATSESNKPTIDESGSFWSSSMNAYSTSSATSCGSTSSSVRSKVNSDSDCLEYEILWDDLKIKEQIGKGSCGTVYHGLWFGSDVAVKMFSKQEYSEEVMQSFRQAVSLMKRLRHPNVLLFMGAVTSPQRLCIVSEFLPRGSLFRLLQRGTSQLDWRRRIRMALDIACGMNYLHCCSPPIIHRDLKSSNLLVDRNCTVKPQWMAPEVLRNESANEKSDIYSFGVVLWELATGKIPWETLNSMQVIGAVGFMNQRLEIPKDIDPLWISLMESCWHRCSYFTANADT, encoded by the exons ATGTCGGAAAAGCAATTTGGTTACACCGCTAAAGAAGTAGTTGGTCAAGACCCAATTAATGTAATGGTAGAAGATCGAGATGCTGCCTTTGCCATGAATGTTGCTCAACGTTGTGTCAGAGGAGAGAGCTGGACCGGTGAGTTTCCTGTCAAGAGCAAATCAGGGAAGATATTTTCAGCTGTGACTACGTGTTCCCCGTTCTATGATGATGACGGTTCATTGGTTGGGATCATTTCCATCACAAGTGACATAGCACCGTATCTGCACTCAAGAATCTCTTTGTCTAAATCAAAACAAGGTGAAACGATCTCTAGCCCTGCAAGGAATAGTTTTGCCTCCAAACTTGGCATTAACTCTCATCAGCCTATACAAGCTGCTCTGGCATCAAAAATATCAGATTTG GCATCCAAGGTGAGTAACAAGGTCAGGTCGAAAATGCGAGGAGGTGAGAGTAGTGCCACACTCTCTGAGGGTGGCACTTGGGATAGTCATCATTCAGATCATAATGTCTTCGGTGTTACTCTCTCTGACCACAGGGACGATGCAGCACCAAGTGGTGCTAGCTCACCTAGAGGGGATTTTATCCAGTCTCCTTTTGGTGTATTCACTTGTAAAGATTGTACTGATggaaagactgcaatccataaGATTCGCCCCTCAAAATCTGAAGAATGTTTGGTAAATAAAGGTTTTTCATGGCCATGGAAAGGTAATGAGCAGGAAGGTTCAAAAGGAAGGCCAGCTCATTATGTAAGGTCTTGGGTACATAATGATCAAGAGAAAGATAAGTCTCACCAGACTAATCCCTTTTCTGGTGCTACATCTGAAAGTAATAAGCCTACCATTGACGAGAGTGGTAGTTTTTGGTCTTCCTCTATGAATGCATACAGCACAAGCAGCGCTACTAGTTGCGGAAGTACTAGTAGCAGTGTGAGGAGCAAAGTTAATAGTGATAGTGATTGCTTGGAATATGAAATTTTATGGGATGATTTGAAAATTAAAGAACAAATTGGAAAAG GTTCATGTGGAACTGTTTATCATGGTCTCTGGTTTGGATCT GATGTAGCTGTAaaaatgttctccaaacaagaATATTCAGAAGAGGTCATGCAATCTTTTAGGCAAGCG GTATCGTTGATGAAAAGACTTAGACATCCTAATGTCCTGCTGTTTATGGGAGCTGTGACTTCACCTCAGCGTCTCTGTATAGTGTCTGAGTTCCTTCCACG TGGAAGTCTCTTTCGTCTACTACAGAGGGGCACATCACAACTGGATTGGAGGCGGCGTATTCGTATGGCATTGGACATT GCTTGCGGTATGAATTATCTTCACTGTTGTAGTCCACCTATCATCCATCGTGATCTGAAGTCGTCAAATCTTCTGGTAGATAGGAACTGCACCGTTAAG CCTCAATGGATGGCACCAGAAGTTCTTCGAAATGAGTCTGCTAATGAGAA GTCTGATATCTACAGCTTTGGGGTAGTACTCTGGGAGCTAGCCACTGGGAAGATCCCATGGGAAACTCTCAACTCGATGCAG GTGATTGGAGCTGTGGGGTTCATGAACCAGAGGCTGGAAATTCCAAAGGACATTGATCCTCTTTGGATCTCATTAATGGAGAGCTGTTGGCACag ATGTTCATATTTCACGGCTAATGCTGACACTTAA
- the LOC103849784 gene encoding serine/threonine-protein kinase EDR1 isoform X2 yields the protein MSEKQFGYTAKEVVGQDPINVMVEDRDAAFAMNVAQRCVRGESWTGEFPVKSKSGKIFSAVTTCSPFYDDDGSLVGIISITSDIAPYLHSRISLSKSKQGETISSPARNSFASKLGINSHQPIQAALASKISDLASKVSNKVRSKMRGGESSATLSEGGTWDSHHSDHNVFGVTLSDHRDDAAPSGASSPRGDFIQSPFGVFTCKDCTDGKTAIHKIRPSKSEECLVNKGFSWPWKGNEQEGSKGRPAHYVRSWVHNDQEKDKSHQTNPFSGATSESNKPTIDESGSFWSSSMNAYSTSSATSCGSTSSSVRSKVNSDSDCLEYEILWDDLKIKEQIGKGSCGTVYHGLWFGSDVAVKMFSKQEYSEEVMQSFRQAVSLMKRLRHPNVLLFMGAVTSPQRLCIVSEFLPRGSLFRLLQRGTSQLDWRRRIRMALDIACGMNYLHCCSPPIIHRDLKSSNLLVDRNCTVKVADFGLSRIKHETYLATKSGRGTPQWMAPEVLRNESANEKSDIYSFGVVLWELATGKIPWETLNSMQVIGAVGFMNQRLEIPKDIDPLWISLMESCWHS from the exons ATGTCGGAAAAGCAATTTGGTTACACCGCTAAAGAAGTAGTTGGTCAAGACCCAATTAATGTAATGGTAGAAGATCGAGATGCTGCCTTTGCCATGAATGTTGCTCAACGTTGTGTCAGAGGAGAGAGCTGGACCGGTGAGTTTCCTGTCAAGAGCAAATCAGGGAAGATATTTTCAGCTGTGACTACGTGTTCCCCGTTCTATGATGATGACGGTTCATTGGTTGGGATCATTTCCATCACAAGTGACATAGCACCGTATCTGCACTCAAGAATCTCTTTGTCTAAATCAAAACAAGGTGAAACGATCTCTAGCCCTGCAAGGAATAGTTTTGCCTCCAAACTTGGCATTAACTCTCATCAGCCTATACAAGCTGCTCTGGCATCAAAAATATCAGATTTG GCATCCAAGGTGAGTAACAAGGTCAGGTCGAAAATGCGAGGAGGTGAGAGTAGTGCCACACTCTCTGAGGGTGGCACTTGGGATAGTCATCATTCAGATCATAATGTCTTCGGTGTTACTCTCTCTGACCACAGGGACGATGCAGCACCAAGTGGTGCTAGCTCACCTAGAGGGGATTTTATCCAGTCTCCTTTTGGTGTATTCACTTGTAAAGATTGTACTGATggaaagactgcaatccataaGATTCGCCCCTCAAAATCTGAAGAATGTTTGGTAAATAAAGGTTTTTCATGGCCATGGAAAGGTAATGAGCAGGAAGGTTCAAAAGGAAGGCCAGCTCATTATGTAAGGTCTTGGGTACATAATGATCAAGAGAAAGATAAGTCTCACCAGACTAATCCCTTTTCTGGTGCTACATCTGAAAGTAATAAGCCTACCATTGACGAGAGTGGTAGTTTTTGGTCTTCCTCTATGAATGCATACAGCACAAGCAGCGCTACTAGTTGCGGAAGTACTAGTAGCAGTGTGAGGAGCAAAGTTAATAGTGATAGTGATTGCTTGGAATATGAAATTTTATGGGATGATTTGAAAATTAAAGAACAAATTGGAAAAG GTTCATGTGGAACTGTTTATCATGGTCTCTGGTTTGGATCT GATGTAGCTGTAaaaatgttctccaaacaagaATATTCAGAAGAGGTCATGCAATCTTTTAGGCAAGCG GTATCGTTGATGAAAAGACTTAGACATCCTAATGTCCTGCTGTTTATGGGAGCTGTGACTTCACCTCAGCGTCTCTGTATAGTGTCTGAGTTCCTTCCACG TGGAAGTCTCTTTCGTCTACTACAGAGGGGCACATCACAACTGGATTGGAGGCGGCGTATTCGTATGGCATTGGACATT GCTTGCGGTATGAATTATCTTCACTGTTGTAGTCCACCTATCATCCATCGTGATCTGAAGTCGTCAAATCTTCTGGTAGATAGGAACTGCACCGTTAAG GTAGCTGACTTTGGTCTTTCACGTATCAAGCATGAGACATACCTAGCCACCAAGTCCGGAAGAGGAACG CCTCAATGGATGGCACCAGAAGTTCTTCGAAATGAGTCTGCTAATGAGAA GTCTGATATCTACAGCTTTGGGGTAGTACTCTGGGAGCTAGCCACTGGGAAGATCCCATGGGAAACTCTCAACTCGATGCAG GTGATTGGAGCTGTGGGGTTCATGAACCAGAGGCTGGAAATTCCAAAGGACATTGATCCTCTTTGGATCTCATTAATGGAGAGCTGTTGGCACag CTAA
- the LOC103849798 gene encoding serine/threonine-protein kinase PAK 3 gives METPPAEQLLKKILELEENQEHLKQEMSRLKVSTEIRQRSHSVSPHRPPRRNIGGDGGPSWRKSGAASFRHASPLRKDSRIQGPINLRAGVGGGPGGGGGGPSAGKFTDKQYLNILQSMAQAVHAFDLNMRIIFWNAMAEKLYGYSAAEALGENPINVIADDRDAAFAMNIARRCVRGESWTGEFPVKSKSGERFSAVTTCSPFYDDDGTLIGIICITSNTAPYLNPRISLAKLKAEEGETSFVTARNSFASKLGLDSKEAVISKLGLDSDQPIQTAIASKISNLASKVSNKVRSKMRAGESSSATLSEGGSGDSHHSDHGGVFGATHSDHRDDAASSGASTPRGDFVQSPFGVFTCNEEKFHSKPFKDSSDESDEKPAIHKVLTSKAEEWMVKKGLSWPWKGNEQEGSKGRPTHSVWPWVQNGQGKDKTRQIIPSSVVKSESLAFESNKPATNNEGGSMWSSSLNATSTSSASSCGSTSSSVMNKIDDADSDGLEYEILWEDLTIGEQIGQGSCGTVYHGLWFGSDVAVKVFSKQEYSEDVIQSFRQEVLLMKRLRHPNVLLFMGAVTSPPRLCIVSEFLPRGSLFRLLQRNASKLDWRRRIHMALDIARGMNYLHHCSPPIVHRDLKSSNLLVDKNWTVKVADFGLSRIKHETYLTTKSGKGTPQWMAPEVLRNESADEKSDIYSFGVVLWELATEKIPWETLNAMQVIGAVGFMNQRLEIPKDIDPLWIALMESCWHSDTKLRPTFQELMDKLREMQRKSTIQLQASRAALRDNSPLKDN, from the exons ATGGAGACTCCACCCGCGGAACAGCTGCTCAAGAAGATACTCGAGCTTGAGGAAAATCAGGAGCATCTGAAGCAGGAGATGTCGAGGCTCAAGGTCTCCACGGAGATTCGGCAGCGATCGCATTCGGTCTCTCCGCATCGTCCGCCGCGGAGAAACATCGGCGGCGACGGAGGTCCGTCTTGGAGGAAGAGCGGCGCCGCGTCGTTTCGCCACGCCTCGCCGTTGCGCAAGGACAGCCGTATCCAAGGTCCGATCAATCTGAGAGCTGGAGTAGGTGGAGGTcccggcggcggcggcggcggaccGTCGGCTGGGAAGTTCACTGATAAACAGTATTTGAATATCTTGCAATCGATGGCGCAAGCTGTTCACGCTTTCGATCTAAACATGCGAATCATCTTCTG GAATGCTATGGCGGAGAAGCTTTATGGCTACTCTGCAGCAGAAGCACTTGGGGAGAATCCGATTAACGTTATTGCGGATGATCGTGACGCTGCTTTCGCTATGAATATTGCTAGGCGTTGCGTCCGTGGAGAGAGCTGGACAGGGGAGTTTCCTGTGAAGAGTAAGTCAGGGGAGAGATTCTCAGCTGTGACTACGTGTTCTCCGTTTTATGATGATGACGGGACTCTTATAGGGATCATTTGTATCACGAGTAACACGGCGCCGTATCTGAACCCGAGGATCTCTTTGGCTAAGTTAAAGGCGGAAGAAGGTGAAACGAGCTTTGTAACTGCAAGGAATAGTTTTGCTTCTAAGCTTGGTTTGGACTCCAAAGAAGCTGTTATATCGAAACTTGGTCTTGACTCTGACCAGCCTATACAAACTGCTATAGCGtcaaagatatcaaatttg GCGTCCAAGGTGAGCAACAAGGTAAGGTCGAAAATGCGAGCAGGTGAGAGTAGTAGTGCTACACTCTCCGAGGGTGGCAGTGGGGATAGTCATCATTCGGATCATGGTGGGGTCTTCGGTGCTACTCACTCTGACCACAGGGACGATGCAGCGTCAAGTGGTGCCAGCACGCCAAGAGGGGATTTTGTCCAGTCTCCTTTTGGTGTATTCACATGTAACGAAGAAAAGTTTCATTCGAAGCCCTTTAAAGATTCCAGTGATGAGAGCGATGAAAAGCCTGCGATCCATAAGGTTCTCACCTCAAAAGCTGAAGAATGGATGGTTAAGAAAGGTTTGTCATGGCCGTGGAAAGGGAATGAGCAGGAAGGTTCAAAAGGAAGGCCAACTCATTCTGTATGGCCTTGGGTACAAAATGGACAAGGGAAAGATAAGACTCGCCAGATTATCCCTTCCTCTGTTGTTAAGTCTGAAAGCCTTGCCTTTGAAAGTAATAAGCCGGCTACAAATAATGAGGGAGGTAGTATGTGGTCTTCCTCTTTAAATGCAACCAGCACAAGCAGCGCTAGTAGCTGTGGAAGTACCAGCAGCAGTGTGATGAACAAGATTGATGATGCGGATAGTGATGGTCTGGAATATGAAATTTTATGGGAGGATTTAACAATTGGAGAACAAATCGGACAAG GTTCATGTGGAACCGTCTACCACGGTCTCTGGTTTGGATCT GATGTAGCTGTTAAAGTGTTTTCCAAGCAAGAATACTCAGAAGACGTTATACAATCTTTTAGACAGGAG GTATTGTTGATGAAAAGACTTAGACATCCTAACGTCCTGCTTTTTATGGGAGCTGTGACTTCACCTCCGCGCCTCTGTATAGTGTCCGAGTTCCTTCCACG TGGAAGTCTCTTTCGCCTACTACAGAGGAATGCATCAAAACTGGATTGGAGGCGGCGTATCCATATGGCTTTGGACATT GCTCGCGGTATGAATTATCTTCACCATTGTAGTCCACCCATCGTCCATCGTGATCTGAAGTCGTCAAATCTGCTGGTAGACAAGAACTGGACCGTTAAA GTAGCTGACTTTGGTCTTTCGCGTATCAAGCATGAGACATACCTAACCACCAAGTCCGGGAAGGGAACG CCTCAATGGATGGCACCAGAAGTTCTTCGAAATGAGTCTGCTGATGAGAA GTCTGACATTTACAGCTTTGGAGTAGTTCTCTGGGAGCTTGCCACCGAGAAGATCCCATGGGAAACTCTCAACGCTATGCAG GTGATTGGAGCTGTCGGGTTCATGAACCAGAGGCTGGAAATTCCAAAGGACATTGATCCCTTGTGGATCGCATTAATGGAGAGCTGTTGGCACAG CGATACAAAGCTGAGACCAACATTCCAAGAACTGATGGATAAGCTAAGAGAGATGCAAAGAAAGTCTACAATACAGCTCCAAGCTAGTCGTGCTGCTTTACGTGACAACTCCCCCCTCAAGGACAACTAA
- the LOC103849823 gene encoding huntingtin-interacting protein K, giving the protein MEGGEEAGAEIMVDSKDLQQQSKALDKLTDRVEDRQLDSNRVQSAMASIAASREADLNAKRLREKELASVKINAADVELIVNELELEKNVVERTLREHKGDAVAATRELLSRYPL; this is encoded by the exons ATGGAGGGAGGAGAAGAAGCTGGAGCGGAGATAATGGTCGATTCAAAGGACTTACAGCAACAAAGCAAAGCTTTAGACAAGCTTACCGATCGCGTCGAGGATCGCCAGCTCGATTCTAATCGTGTTCAATCG GCTATGGCTTCGATTGCTGCTTCTAGGGAGGCTGATCTGAATGCTAAGAGATTGAG GGAAAAGGAACTGGCTTCTGTTAAGATCAATGCCGCAGATGTTGAGCTCATTGTTAACGAACTCGAG CTAGAGAAGAATGTGGTGGAGAGAACTTTAAGGGAGCACAAAGGCGATGCCGTTGCTGCGACCAGGGAATTGCTTTCACGATATCCTCTATGA
- the LOC103849807 gene encoding protein SINE3 — MKEIQIPRKNFARSSDPATKRLIKDPETKNRKVAEKRQSATFSDASVENTKDPSDSTTPISQISVAISDSEAESFVQGSSIGLLSTPEISLLADESPVSTVTDKDFHIDADQIQSIVDLPASVESLRSEISDLKKLISSAENHEERNCLDGVVTRKFRILLLAFILWAVLAAIVVSVRSGEKIAYYGPLPT; from the exons atgaaggaAATTCAAATTCCCAGGAAAAACTTTGCGCGCTCATCTGATCCCGCAACGAAGAGACTCATCAAGGATCCTGAGACGAAGAATCGCAAG GTTGCGGAGAAGAGACAGAGCGCGACCTTCTCCGACGCGTCAGTGGAAAACACGAAGGATCCATCGGATTCTACTACTCCGATCTCTCAGATCTCCGTCGCGATCTCCGATTCCGAAGCCGAG AGTTTCGTGCAAGGATCGAGCATAGGCCTGTTATCAACGCCGGAGATTTCTCTTCTGGCCGATGAATCTCCAGTTTCAACCGTTACTGATAAGGATTTTCACATCGACGCTGATCAGATTCAGTCGATTGTGGACTTGCCTGCTTCTGTGGAGTCCTTGCGCTCGGAGATCAGTGACCTGAAGAAACTGATCTCTTCAGCTGAGAATCATGAAGAGCGTAACTGCCTCGATGGAGTTGTTACTCGCAAATTCCGCATTCTGCTTTTGGCTTTTATCCTTTGGGCTGTCTTGGCTGCGATTGTGGTCTCCGTCAGGTCAGGAGAGAAGATTGCTTACTATGGACCACTTCCAACTTGA
- the LOC103849832 gene encoding transcription factor bHLH148: MASPTYLNSSPTDLVRRKKRQSASSSAASSRRNNAASATAGDGESHGRWRSEKQQRNYSAKLVQALQQVRLTSSAAETPSPTAKKRGKAVREAADRALAVSARGRTLWSRAILANRIKLKFRKQKRPRPAAIPAVITTGSSSSSSRRWKKQRVTVVKLNKKSIPTVNRKVRVLGRLVPGCKKESVPVILEEATDYIQALEMQVRAMKSLAELLSGSGSAPPPI; encoded by the coding sequence ATGGCGTCTCCTACTTATCTAAACTCAAGCCCTACAGATCTCGTTCGAAGAAAGAAGAGACAATCCGCTTCCTCCTCCGCCGCATCGTCTCGGAGAAACAACGCAGCTTCCGCAACCGCCGGAGACGGCGAGAGCCACGGGCGATGGAGATCGGAGAAGCAGCAGCGTAACTACTCCGCCAAGTTGGTCCAGGCGCTGCAGCAGGTCCGCCTCACCTCCTCCGCCGCCGAAACACCATCTCCGACGGCGAAGAAGCGGGGGAAAGCCGTCCGGGAAGCCGCCGACCGCGCTCTCGCCGTCTCCGCTCGCGGGAGGACGCTCTGGAGCAGAGCGATCCTCGCTAACCGGATCAAGCTCAAATTCCGGAAACAGAAACGGCCGAGACCGGCGGCGATCCCGGCCGTGATCACGACGGGAagtagcagcagcagcagcagaagaTGGAAGAAACAGAGAGTGACGGTTGTGAAACTGAATAAGAAGAGTATACCGACGGTTAACCGGAAAGTACGTGTACTCGGCCGGTTAGTTCCGGGTTGCAAGAAAGAATCAGTACCGGTTATTCTAGAAGAAGCGACCGATTACATCCAGGCTTTGGAGATGCAGGTAAGAGCCATGAAGTCTCTAGCTGAGCTTCTCTCCGGCTCAGGCTCGGCTCCTCCGCCGATTTGA
- the LOC103849843 gene encoding galactokinase, which translates to MAKQEEVSVPIFSSLEPVYGEGSQLDEAKTRFDVLKSKFNQVFDASPQLFARSPGRVNLIGEHVDYEGYSVLPMAIRQDTIIAIRKREGQNQLRIANVNDKYSMCTYPADPHQEIDLQNHKWGHYFICAYKGFHEYAKSKGVNVDSPVGLDVVVDGIVPTGSGLSSSAAFVCSSMIAIMSVFGENFEKKELAQLTCECERHIGTQSGGMDQAISIMAKTGFAELIDFNPVRATDVKLPDGGSFVIAHSLAESQKAVTAATNYNNRVVECRLASIILGIKLGMEPKEAISKVKTLSDVEGLCVSFAGDRGSSDPVLAVKEYLKEEPYTAEEIEKIVEEKLPSVLNNDPTSLAVLNAATHFKLHQRAAHVYSEARRVHGFKDTVYSNLSDEEKLKKLGDLMNESHYSCSVLYECSCPELEELVQVSRDNGALGARLTGAGWGGCTVSLVKESNVSRFIDTVKEKYYRKRIEKGVVKEEDMELYLFASKPSSGAAIFNF; encoded by the exons ATGGCGAAACAAGAAGAAGTTTCTGTCCCGATCTTCTCATCCCTTGAACCTGTTTACGGCGAAGGATCTCAGCTCGATGAAGCTAAGACACGGTTCGACGTTTTGAAATCCAAATTCAACCAAGTGTTTGATGCTTCTCCCCAACTCTTCGCTCGTTCTCCCG GAAGAGTGAATTTGATTGGAGAACACGTAGACTATGAGGGATACTCTGTCTTGCCAATGGCTATTCGTCAGGATACCATTATTGCTATTCGAAAACGTGAAGGTCAGAATCAGCTTCGGATCGCAAACGTTAATGATAAGTACTCCATGTGTACTTATCCTGCTGATCCTCACCAG GAAATTGACTTGCAGAATCACAAATGGGGTCATTACTTCATTTGCGC GTACAAAGGGTTCCATGAGTATGCAAAGTCAAAAGGGGTGAATGTTGATTCACCAGTTGGACTTGATGTGGTTGTTGATGGCATTGTTCCTACAG gtTCTGGATTGTCAAGTTCTGCTGCCTTTGTCTGCTCATCAATGATTGCTATTATGTCTGTCTTTGGTGAGAACTTTGAAAAG AAAGAACTTGCACAACTTACATGTGAATGCGAACGGCACATTGGAACACAGTCTGGTGGGATGGACCAG GCAATCTCTATAATGGCTAAAACTGGATTTGCTGAGCTTATTGACTTCAACCCAGTCCGTGCAACCGATGTGAAACTCCCTGATGGAGGTAGCTTTGTGATTGCACACTCTCTTGCAGAGTCTCAGAAGGCTGTCACAGCTGCTACTAATTATAATAACAGGGTTGTTGAATGTCGACTTGCTTCG ATCATACTTGGCATTAAGCTTGGAATGGAACCAAAAGAAGCAATATCAAAAGTAAAGACTCTCTCTGATGTGGAGGGACTATGTGTTTCATTTGCTGGTGATCGTGGCTCATCTGATCCTGTTCTAGCTGTGAAGGAATATCTGAAAGAAGAACCATATACGGCCGAGGAGATTGAGAAAATCGTCGAGGAGAAGTTACCATCAGTATTGAACAATGATCCAACATCTTTAGCTGTACTTAATGCTGCAACGCATTTCAAATTGCATCAG AGAGCTGCACACGTTTACTCTGAAGCTCGGAGGGTTCATGGTTTCAAGGATACTGTCTATTCAAACTTAAG TGATGAAGAAAAGTTAAAGAAACTTGGTGATCTCATGAACGAAAGCCATTACAGCTGCAGTGTCCTATACGAGTGCAG TTGCCCGGAGCTAGAAGAACTGGTTCAAGTTTCAAGGGATAATGGAGCACTTGGAGCAAGACTGACTGGAGCTGGATGGGGAGGCTGTACCGTGTCCTTGGTTAAGGAGTCTAATGTCTCTCGGTTCATTGATACAGTCAAG GAGAAGTACTACAGAAAGAGGATAGAGAAAGGAGTGGTGAAGGAAGAAGATATGGAGCTTTACCTTTTTGCCTCCAAGCCTTCAAGTGGTGCTGCCATCTTCAACTTCTAA